TGGCGGCAGCAGGCAAGAGAGATCCTCGGCGAACCTGCGGAGCCGGCCGGGGACCGATTCGACCTGGTCAGCCCGGGGTCACACTGCCCGGCCTGCGGTCGCCGCATCCGCGCCTGGGAGAACATCCCGGTGCTGAGCTGGCTGGCCCTGCGTGGCCGCTGCCGGGGCTGTCGCGCCACCATCAGCGCACGCTATCCACTGGTGGAGCTGATCACCGCCCTGCTCTCCGCCGCCGTCGCGTGGCACTTCGGCTGGGGCGTGGAGCTGGCGGGCGCCCTGCTGCTCACGTGGTCGCTGATCGCCCTCTCGGTGATCGACCTGGACCAACAGCTGCTACCCGATTCACTGACGCTCCCCATGCTGTGGGCCGGCCTGGCGTTTGCGCTACTCACCGGCGGGGCGCTGGCCACGCCGGCGGACGCACTCATCGGTGCCATGGCAGGCTATCTCAGCCTGTGGCTGGTGTTTCACGGGTTCCGGCTCGCGACCGGCAAGGAGGGCATGGGCTACGGCGACTTCAAGCTGCTCGCCCTGCTGGGGGCGTGGCTTGGCTGGCAGGCGCTGCCGGTCATCATCCTGATGGCGTCGCTGGTTGGTGCCGTGGCAGGGATCGCCATGA
The Aquisalimonas asiatica genome window above contains:
- a CDS encoding prepilin peptidase; translation: MASVIDVLQQPAGLIPATLAFGLLVGSFLNVVILRLPVMLEREWRQQAREILGEPAEPAGDRFDLVSPGSHCPACGRRIRAWENIPVLSWLALRGRCRGCRATISARYPLVELITALLSAAVAWHFGWGVELAGALLLTWSLIALSVIDLDQQLLPDSLTLPMLWAGLAFALLTGGALATPADALIGAMAGYLSLWLVFHGFRLATGKEGMGYGDFKLLALLGAWLGWQALPVIILMASLVGAVAGIAMILILGRDRELPIPFGPYLAAAGWLTLLWRDDLIAAYMRFSGLG